In Pollutimonas sp. M17, a single genomic region encodes these proteins:
- a CDS encoding GntR family transcriptional regulator, whose amino-acid sequence MSDSPLPDRGNAPDRSASSAAFSPLYQQIKGLLLQSLDRGEWKPGEAIPSELELAARFQVSQGTVRKAIDELASENLLLRRQGKGTFVATHHEAKVRFRFLRLTADDGKQPVSGSQVLDCRRVKAPADISALLELRSGEIVVNMRRLLSFDQAPTILDDIWLPGAVFRGLTAESLARYRGPLYALFESEFGVSMVRAEEKIKAVSASADQAQLLQVDPASSLLQVERVSYTYGDRPMEVRRGLYVTERFHYRNSLN is encoded by the coding sequence ATGTCTGATTCGCCCCTACCCGATCGCGGCAACGCGCCTGATCGCTCTGCCAGCAGCGCGGCGTTCAGTCCGTTGTATCAGCAGATCAAGGGCCTGTTGCTGCAAAGCCTTGATCGCGGCGAATGGAAGCCGGGCGAAGCCATTCCCAGCGAACTCGAATTGGCGGCGCGCTTCCAGGTCAGCCAAGGCACGGTGCGCAAGGCCATTGACGAACTCGCGTCCGAAAACCTGTTGCTTCGGCGCCAGGGCAAGGGTACATTCGTGGCAACACACCACGAGGCCAAGGTCCGCTTCAGGTTCTTGCGCCTGACGGCCGACGACGGCAAGCAGCCCGTATCCGGAAGCCAGGTCCTGGATTGCCGGCGGGTGAAGGCGCCGGCCGACATTTCAGCGCTGCTCGAATTGCGCAGCGGCGAGATCGTGGTCAATATGCGCCGTCTGCTTTCGTTCGATCAGGCTCCCACCATTCTGGACGACATCTGGCTGCCGGGAGCGGTGTTTCGCGGCCTGACGGCCGAGTCGCTGGCCCGCTACCGCGGCCCCCTGTATGCCTTGTTCGAATCCGAATTCGGCGTCAGCATGGTGCGGGCGGAAGAAAAAATCAAAGCCGTCTCGGCCAGCGCGGACCAGGCGCAGTTGCTGCAGGTCGACCCGGCCAGTTCCCTGCTTCAGGTCGAACGCGTGTCCTATACCTACGGAGACCGTCCCATGGAAGTGCGCAGGGGGTTGTATGTAACAGAGCGGTTCCATTATAGAAACAGTTTGAATTAG